A genomic window from Syngnathus typhle isolate RoL2023-S1 ecotype Sweden linkage group LG18, RoL_Styp_1.0, whole genome shotgun sequence includes:
- the dbf4b gene encoding uncharacterized protein dbf4b isoform X2 has protein sequence MQHFAGSDSFSAGVFKKIGGSWSLRLLLGTLNKSRNLPLKTSQRNIMLQPGLLGNLHPGNKKLEGKTFYLDNVKKRPAALLLEAISLLGGSVESFLHRDVSFVVTGSQQASEEKKLTGCKRGSDEPRRPVKQQESVLEGGERRPPTPRPVACGSRGKALLEKAIRNNRVQASSVLTNARTWGVHIVHVDDVLIYLKKLNSERVEKSSRAERTSTKQSSCHVVKAKPLRLPYLKIEDVSRRYKPLNMQSMSFPSLYYLGRFSPFESPPPPRFEKTAQGDHPSRPKSKVESGSKGKSRTLSPWPPRKKSISYCECCLRAFTNLPEHLESDQHRAFATKTSNYDVLEQLVCKMLPAFDLHPSEQAEDVPNRPPNALPIPANCELELLTDAELEHEIQALKGQSSFPAPAQNSLLQLVKSPEELDPVQIPATTSTDLPCPEPDDLTHAATVPLAVLDMAPQVHFPPARSLCPATEDLSIDPYSMPPVLSPQVFSAEDTETRSLYSEPPVLSPQNSDGDYQCEMETTLSVSESFPVSFPLFPSVPVSNTEEAKETPCPFKQSHPAIPNPRKRRRHSSCDRDCRKRKRMEEKDISRSEGHVVMQAELCFSARTTLQGVQSNAGALMCPPAGDRQFSPFKLLGHSVEVRWSPAPKILSRFSSQDFQQSPSVCIDPALIPDVACLSPASSDSDWDRELLTGLGSVQTGSPSGPSDAAAAGEPDTDFIHRPCVWMSDSSYESRLHSALRPATLVGEPSTFSRTLVQIVEVLH, from the exons ATGCAACATTTTGCCGGAAGTGACTCGTTCTCCGCcggtgttttcaaaaaaatcggCGGTAGCTGGAGTCTCCGTCTACTGTTAGGAACCCTTAACAAAAGCAGAAATCTTCCACTAAAAACTTCACAGAG GAATATCATGCTGCAGCCAGGATTGTTAGGAAATCTTCATCCTGGAAATAAGAAGCTAGAAGGGAAAACCTTCTATCTGGACAATGTGAAGAAACGTCCCGCAGCCCTGCTTTTGGAAGCTATATCTCTCCTCGGAGGG AGCGTGGAGAGCTTCCTTCACAGAGACGTGAGCTTTGTGGTTACGGGAAGTCAACAAGCCTCTGAGGAGAAAAAGCTTACAGGATGCAAAAGGGGGAGCGATGAGCCTCGGCGGCCCGTCAAGCAGCAAGAAAGTGTTCTTGAAGGCGGTGAGCGGCGACCGCCAACTCCTCGGCCAGTG GCTTGCGGCAGCCGAGGAAAAGCCCTGCTTGAAAAAGCCATTCGCAACAAT CGGGTGCAGGCGAGCAGCGTGTTGACTAACGCCCGTACGTGGGGCGTTCACATTGTCCATGTGGATG ATGTTCTTATTTACTTGAAGAAGTTAAACAGCGAGCGAGTCGAGAAATCCAGCCGAGCAGAG AGGACTTCCACCAAGCAGTCGTCTTGTCATGTTGTCAAAG CTAAGCCTCTGCGATTGCCTTACCTCAAAATTGAAGATGTCAGCAG GAGGTACAAGCCCTTGAATATGCAGTCGATGAGCTTCCCGTCGTTGTACTACTTGGGCCGATTCAGTCCCTTCGAGTCGCCGCCCCCTCCTCGCTTTGAGAAGACGGCGCAAGGAGACCATCCATCCAG GCCAAAGAGCAAAGTGGAAAGCGGTAGTAAGGGGAAATCTCGAACCCTGTCGCCTTGGCCACCCCGCAAAAAGAGCATCTCTTACTGTGAATGTTGCCTTCGCGCCTTCACCAACCTACCTGAG CACTTGGAGTCTGATCAGCATCGCGCCTTTGCCACGAAGACTTCCAATTATGACGTCTTGGAGCAGCTGGTGTGCAAAATGCTTCCCGCATTCGACCTCCATCCTTCCGAGCAAGCTGAAGATGTGCCCAATAG gccgCCAAATGCTCTGCCCATCCCGGCCAATTGTGAACTTGAGCTTCTGACTGACGCCGAGTTGGAGCATGAAATTCAAGCCTTGAAAGGACAATCTTCTTTCCCCGCACCTGCTCAGAATTCTCTGCTTCAGCTCGTGAAATCACCCGAGGAACTGGATCCCGTCCAGATTCCAGCCACGACGTCCACTGATCTCCCGTGCCCCGAACCCGACGACCTCACCCACGCAGCAACTGTGCCCTTGGCTGTTTTGGACATGGCGCCACAAGTCCATTTTCCTCCAGCACGCTCCCTCTGCCCTGCTACAGAAGATTTATCTATTGACCCGTACTCCATGCCACCGGTCCTCAGCCCGCAAGTCTTCTCCGCCGAGGACACAGAGACCCGCAGTTTATACTCTGAACCGCCTGTCCTCAGTCCTCAGAACTCCGATGGAGATTATCAATGTGAAATGGAGACAACGCTAAGTGTGTCTGAATCGTTTCCGGTCTCCTTCCCCTTGTTTCCTTCTGTTCCAGTGTCCAATACAGAAGAAGCGAAGGAAACCCCGTGCCCTTTTAAGCAATCTCACCCGGCGATTCCAAACCCCCGAAAACGTCGTCGCCATTCCAGCTGCGACCGCGATTGCAGGAAAAGGAAAAGGATGGAAGAAAAGGACATCTCACGATCGGAAGGTCACGTCGTTATGCAGGCTGAGCTGTGTTTTTCTGCGAGGACGACTCTTCAAGGGGTGCAGTCAAATGCAGGCGCTCTAATGTGTCCTCCCGCGGGAGACAGACAATTCTCTCCATTCAAATTATTGGGTCACAGTGTTGAAGTAAGATGGTCGCCTGCTCCAAAGATCCTGTCACGCTTCTCCAGCCAAGACTTCCAACAATCCCCTTCGGTGTGTATCGACCCGGCCTTGATCCCCGACGTAGCGTGCCTCTCCCCGGCTTCGTCCGACTCGGACTGGGACCGCGAGCTGCTGACCGGCCTGGGCTCCGTGCAGACCGGGTCGCCGTCGGGCCCGAGCGACGCGGCGGCAGCGGGCGAGCCAGACACGGACTTTATCCACAGGCCGTGCGTGTGGATGAGCGACAGCAGCTACGAGTCGCGGCTGCACAGCGCCTTGCGGCCAGCCACCCTTGTTGGGGAACCCTCGACATTCTCCAGGACGCTGGTGCAAATTGTTGAGGTACTTCACTGA
- the dbf4b gene encoding uncharacterized protein dbf4b isoform X3, protein MGATPQLIFLNTKLPADRKQKTANRNIMLQPGLLGNLHPGNKKLEGKTFYLDNVKKRPAALLLEAISLLGGSVESFLHRDVSFVVTGSQQASEEKKLTGCKRGSDEPRRPVKQQESVLEGGERRPPTPRPVACGSRGKALLEKAIRNNERVQASSVLTNARTWGVHIVHVDDVLIYLKKLNSERVEKSSRAERTSTKQSSCHVVKAKPLRLPYLKIEDVSRRYKPLNMQSMSFPSLYYLGRFSPFESPPPPRFEKTAQGDHPSRPKSKVESGSKGKSRTLSPWPPRKKSISYCECCLRAFTNLPEHLESDQHRAFATKTSNYDVLEQLVCKMLPAFDLHPSEQAEDVPNRPPNALPIPANCELELLTDAELEHEIQALKGQSSFPAPAQNSLLQLVKSPEELDPVQIPATTSTDLPCPEPDDLTHAATVPLAVLDMAPQVHFPPARSLCPATEDLSIDPYSMPPVLSPQVFSAEDTETRSLYSEPPVLSPQNSDGDYQCEMETTLSVSESFPVSFPLFPSVPVSNTEEAKETPCPFKQSHPAIPNPRKRRRHSSCDRDCRKRKRMEEKDISRSEGHVVMQAELCFSARTTLQGVQSNAGALMCPPAGDRQFSPFKLLGHSVEVRWSPAPKILSRFSSQDFQQSPSVCIDPALIPDVACLSPASSDSDWDRELLTGLGSVQTGSPSGPSDAAAAGEPDTDFIHRPCVWMSDSSYESRLHSALRPATLVGEPSTFSRTLVQIVEVLH, encoded by the exons GAATATCATGCTGCAGCCAGGATTGTTAGGAAATCTTCATCCTGGAAATAAGAAGCTAGAAGGGAAAACCTTCTATCTGGACAATGTGAAGAAACGTCCCGCAGCCCTGCTTTTGGAAGCTATATCTCTCCTCGGAGGG AGCGTGGAGAGCTTCCTTCACAGAGACGTGAGCTTTGTGGTTACGGGAAGTCAACAAGCCTCTGAGGAGAAAAAGCTTACAGGATGCAAAAGGGGGAGCGATGAGCCTCGGCGGCCCGTCAAGCAGCAAGAAAGTGTTCTTGAAGGCGGTGAGCGGCGACCGCCAACTCCTCGGCCAGTG GCTTGCGGCAGCCGAGGAAAAGCCCTGCTTGAAAAAGCCATTCGCAACAAT GAGCGGGTGCAGGCGAGCAGCGTGTTGACTAACGCCCGTACGTGGGGCGTTCACATTGTCCATGTGGATG ATGTTCTTATTTACTTGAAGAAGTTAAACAGCGAGCGAGTCGAGAAATCCAGCCGAGCAGAG AGGACTTCCACCAAGCAGTCGTCTTGTCATGTTGTCAAAG CTAAGCCTCTGCGATTGCCTTACCTCAAAATTGAAGATGTCAGCAG GAGGTACAAGCCCTTGAATATGCAGTCGATGAGCTTCCCGTCGTTGTACTACTTGGGCCGATTCAGTCCCTTCGAGTCGCCGCCCCCTCCTCGCTTTGAGAAGACGGCGCAAGGAGACCATCCATCCAG GCCAAAGAGCAAAGTGGAAAGCGGTAGTAAGGGGAAATCTCGAACCCTGTCGCCTTGGCCACCCCGCAAAAAGAGCATCTCTTACTGTGAATGTTGCCTTCGCGCCTTCACCAACCTACCTGAG CACTTGGAGTCTGATCAGCATCGCGCCTTTGCCACGAAGACTTCCAATTATGACGTCTTGGAGCAGCTGGTGTGCAAAATGCTTCCCGCATTCGACCTCCATCCTTCCGAGCAAGCTGAAGATGTGCCCAATAG gccgCCAAATGCTCTGCCCATCCCGGCCAATTGTGAACTTGAGCTTCTGACTGACGCCGAGTTGGAGCATGAAATTCAAGCCTTGAAAGGACAATCTTCTTTCCCCGCACCTGCTCAGAATTCTCTGCTTCAGCTCGTGAAATCACCCGAGGAACTGGATCCCGTCCAGATTCCAGCCACGACGTCCACTGATCTCCCGTGCCCCGAACCCGACGACCTCACCCACGCAGCAACTGTGCCCTTGGCTGTTTTGGACATGGCGCCACAAGTCCATTTTCCTCCAGCACGCTCCCTCTGCCCTGCTACAGAAGATTTATCTATTGACCCGTACTCCATGCCACCGGTCCTCAGCCCGCAAGTCTTCTCCGCCGAGGACACAGAGACCCGCAGTTTATACTCTGAACCGCCTGTCCTCAGTCCTCAGAACTCCGATGGAGATTATCAATGTGAAATGGAGACAACGCTAAGTGTGTCTGAATCGTTTCCGGTCTCCTTCCCCTTGTTTCCTTCTGTTCCAGTGTCCAATACAGAAGAAGCGAAGGAAACCCCGTGCCCTTTTAAGCAATCTCACCCGGCGATTCCAAACCCCCGAAAACGTCGTCGCCATTCCAGCTGCGACCGCGATTGCAGGAAAAGGAAAAGGATGGAAGAAAAGGACATCTCACGATCGGAAGGTCACGTCGTTATGCAGGCTGAGCTGTGTTTTTCTGCGAGGACGACTCTTCAAGGGGTGCAGTCAAATGCAGGCGCTCTAATGTGTCCTCCCGCGGGAGACAGACAATTCTCTCCATTCAAATTATTGGGTCACAGTGTTGAAGTAAGATGGTCGCCTGCTCCAAAGATCCTGTCACGCTTCTCCAGCCAAGACTTCCAACAATCCCCTTCGGTGTGTATCGACCCGGCCTTGATCCCCGACGTAGCGTGCCTCTCCCCGGCTTCGTCCGACTCGGACTGGGACCGCGAGCTGCTGACCGGCCTGGGCTCCGTGCAGACCGGGTCGCCGTCGGGCCCGAGCGACGCGGCGGCAGCGGGCGAGCCAGACACGGACTTTATCCACAGGCCGTGCGTGTGGATGAGCGACAGCAGCTACGAGTCGCGGCTGCACAGCGCCTTGCGGCCAGCCACCCTTGTTGGGGAACCCTCGACATTCTCCAGGACGCTGGTGCAAATTGTTGAGGTACTTCACTGA
- the dbf4b gene encoding uncharacterized protein dbf4b isoform X4: MLQPGLLGNLHPGNKKLEGKTFYLDNVKKRPAALLLEAISLLGGSVESFLHRDVSFVVTGSQQASEEKKLTGCKRGSDEPRRPVKQQESVLEGGERRPPTPRPVACGSRGKALLEKAIRNNERVQASSVLTNARTWGVHIVHVDDVLIYLKKLNSERVEKSSRAERTSTKQSSCHVVKAKPLRLPYLKIEDVSRRYKPLNMQSMSFPSLYYLGRFSPFESPPPPRFEKTAQGDHPSRPKSKVESGSKGKSRTLSPWPPRKKSISYCECCLRAFTNLPEHLESDQHRAFATKTSNYDVLEQLVCKMLPAFDLHPSEQAEDVPNRPPNALPIPANCELELLTDAELEHEIQALKGQSSFPAPAQNSLLQLVKSPEELDPVQIPATTSTDLPCPEPDDLTHAATVPLAVLDMAPQVHFPPARSLCPATEDLSIDPYSMPPVLSPQVFSAEDTETRSLYSEPPVLSPQNSDGDYQCEMETTLSVSESFPVSFPLFPSVPVSNTEEAKETPCPFKQSHPAIPNPRKRRRHSSCDRDCRKRKRMEEKDISRSEGHVVMQAELCFSARTTLQGVQSNAGALMCPPAGDRQFSPFKLLGHSVEVRWSPAPKILSRFSSQDFQQSPSVCIDPALIPDVACLSPASSDSDWDRELLTGLGSVQTGSPSGPSDAAAAGEPDTDFIHRPCVWMSDSSYESRLHSALRPATLVGEPSTFSRTLVQIVEVLH, translated from the exons ATGCTGCAGCCAGGATTGTTAGGAAATCTTCATCCTGGAAATAAGAAGCTAGAAGGGAAAACCTTCTATCTGGACAATGTGAAGAAACGTCCCGCAGCCCTGCTTTTGGAAGCTATATCTCTCCTCGGAGGG AGCGTGGAGAGCTTCCTTCACAGAGACGTGAGCTTTGTGGTTACGGGAAGTCAACAAGCCTCTGAGGAGAAAAAGCTTACAGGATGCAAAAGGGGGAGCGATGAGCCTCGGCGGCCCGTCAAGCAGCAAGAAAGTGTTCTTGAAGGCGGTGAGCGGCGACCGCCAACTCCTCGGCCAGTG GCTTGCGGCAGCCGAGGAAAAGCCCTGCTTGAAAAAGCCATTCGCAACAAT GAGCGGGTGCAGGCGAGCAGCGTGTTGACTAACGCCCGTACGTGGGGCGTTCACATTGTCCATGTGGATG ATGTTCTTATTTACTTGAAGAAGTTAAACAGCGAGCGAGTCGAGAAATCCAGCCGAGCAGAG AGGACTTCCACCAAGCAGTCGTCTTGTCATGTTGTCAAAG CTAAGCCTCTGCGATTGCCTTACCTCAAAATTGAAGATGTCAGCAG GAGGTACAAGCCCTTGAATATGCAGTCGATGAGCTTCCCGTCGTTGTACTACTTGGGCCGATTCAGTCCCTTCGAGTCGCCGCCCCCTCCTCGCTTTGAGAAGACGGCGCAAGGAGACCATCCATCCAG GCCAAAGAGCAAAGTGGAAAGCGGTAGTAAGGGGAAATCTCGAACCCTGTCGCCTTGGCCACCCCGCAAAAAGAGCATCTCTTACTGTGAATGTTGCCTTCGCGCCTTCACCAACCTACCTGAG CACTTGGAGTCTGATCAGCATCGCGCCTTTGCCACGAAGACTTCCAATTATGACGTCTTGGAGCAGCTGGTGTGCAAAATGCTTCCCGCATTCGACCTCCATCCTTCCGAGCAAGCTGAAGATGTGCCCAATAG gccgCCAAATGCTCTGCCCATCCCGGCCAATTGTGAACTTGAGCTTCTGACTGACGCCGAGTTGGAGCATGAAATTCAAGCCTTGAAAGGACAATCTTCTTTCCCCGCACCTGCTCAGAATTCTCTGCTTCAGCTCGTGAAATCACCCGAGGAACTGGATCCCGTCCAGATTCCAGCCACGACGTCCACTGATCTCCCGTGCCCCGAACCCGACGACCTCACCCACGCAGCAACTGTGCCCTTGGCTGTTTTGGACATGGCGCCACAAGTCCATTTTCCTCCAGCACGCTCCCTCTGCCCTGCTACAGAAGATTTATCTATTGACCCGTACTCCATGCCACCGGTCCTCAGCCCGCAAGTCTTCTCCGCCGAGGACACAGAGACCCGCAGTTTATACTCTGAACCGCCTGTCCTCAGTCCTCAGAACTCCGATGGAGATTATCAATGTGAAATGGAGACAACGCTAAGTGTGTCTGAATCGTTTCCGGTCTCCTTCCCCTTGTTTCCTTCTGTTCCAGTGTCCAATACAGAAGAAGCGAAGGAAACCCCGTGCCCTTTTAAGCAATCTCACCCGGCGATTCCAAACCCCCGAAAACGTCGTCGCCATTCCAGCTGCGACCGCGATTGCAGGAAAAGGAAAAGGATGGAAGAAAAGGACATCTCACGATCGGAAGGTCACGTCGTTATGCAGGCTGAGCTGTGTTTTTCTGCGAGGACGACTCTTCAAGGGGTGCAGTCAAATGCAGGCGCTCTAATGTGTCCTCCCGCGGGAGACAGACAATTCTCTCCATTCAAATTATTGGGTCACAGTGTTGAAGTAAGATGGTCGCCTGCTCCAAAGATCCTGTCACGCTTCTCCAGCCAAGACTTCCAACAATCCCCTTCGGTGTGTATCGACCCGGCCTTGATCCCCGACGTAGCGTGCCTCTCCCCGGCTTCGTCCGACTCGGACTGGGACCGCGAGCTGCTGACCGGCCTGGGCTCCGTGCAGACCGGGTCGCCGTCGGGCCCGAGCGACGCGGCGGCAGCGGGCGAGCCAGACACGGACTTTATCCACAGGCCGTGCGTGTGGATGAGCGACAGCAGCTACGAGTCGCGGCTGCACAGCGCCTTGCGGCCAGCCACCCTTGTTGGGGAACCCTCGACATTCTCCAGGACGCTGGTGCAAATTGTTGAGGTACTTCACTGA
- the dbf4b gene encoding uncharacterized protein dbf4b isoform X1, whose product MQHFAGSDSFSAGVFKKIGGSWSLRLLLGTLNKSRNLPLKTSQRNIMLQPGLLGNLHPGNKKLEGKTFYLDNVKKRPAALLLEAISLLGGSVESFLHRDVSFVVTGSQQASEEKKLTGCKRGSDEPRRPVKQQESVLEGGERRPPTPRPVACGSRGKALLEKAIRNNERVQASSVLTNARTWGVHIVHVDDVLIYLKKLNSERVEKSSRAERTSTKQSSCHVVKAKPLRLPYLKIEDVSRRYKPLNMQSMSFPSLYYLGRFSPFESPPPPRFEKTAQGDHPSRPKSKVESGSKGKSRTLSPWPPRKKSISYCECCLRAFTNLPEHLESDQHRAFATKTSNYDVLEQLVCKMLPAFDLHPSEQAEDVPNRPPNALPIPANCELELLTDAELEHEIQALKGQSSFPAPAQNSLLQLVKSPEELDPVQIPATTSTDLPCPEPDDLTHAATVPLAVLDMAPQVHFPPARSLCPATEDLSIDPYSMPPVLSPQVFSAEDTETRSLYSEPPVLSPQNSDGDYQCEMETTLSVSESFPVSFPLFPSVPVSNTEEAKETPCPFKQSHPAIPNPRKRRRHSSCDRDCRKRKRMEEKDISRSEGHVVMQAELCFSARTTLQGVQSNAGALMCPPAGDRQFSPFKLLGHSVEVRWSPAPKILSRFSSQDFQQSPSVCIDPALIPDVACLSPASSDSDWDRELLTGLGSVQTGSPSGPSDAAAAGEPDTDFIHRPCVWMSDSSYESRLHSALRPATLVGEPSTFSRTLVQIVEVLH is encoded by the exons ATGCAACATTTTGCCGGAAGTGACTCGTTCTCCGCcggtgttttcaaaaaaatcggCGGTAGCTGGAGTCTCCGTCTACTGTTAGGAACCCTTAACAAAAGCAGAAATCTTCCACTAAAAACTTCACAGAG GAATATCATGCTGCAGCCAGGATTGTTAGGAAATCTTCATCCTGGAAATAAGAAGCTAGAAGGGAAAACCTTCTATCTGGACAATGTGAAGAAACGTCCCGCAGCCCTGCTTTTGGAAGCTATATCTCTCCTCGGAGGG AGCGTGGAGAGCTTCCTTCACAGAGACGTGAGCTTTGTGGTTACGGGAAGTCAACAAGCCTCTGAGGAGAAAAAGCTTACAGGATGCAAAAGGGGGAGCGATGAGCCTCGGCGGCCCGTCAAGCAGCAAGAAAGTGTTCTTGAAGGCGGTGAGCGGCGACCGCCAACTCCTCGGCCAGTG GCTTGCGGCAGCCGAGGAAAAGCCCTGCTTGAAAAAGCCATTCGCAACAAT GAGCGGGTGCAGGCGAGCAGCGTGTTGACTAACGCCCGTACGTGGGGCGTTCACATTGTCCATGTGGATG ATGTTCTTATTTACTTGAAGAAGTTAAACAGCGAGCGAGTCGAGAAATCCAGCCGAGCAGAG AGGACTTCCACCAAGCAGTCGTCTTGTCATGTTGTCAAAG CTAAGCCTCTGCGATTGCCTTACCTCAAAATTGAAGATGTCAGCAG GAGGTACAAGCCCTTGAATATGCAGTCGATGAGCTTCCCGTCGTTGTACTACTTGGGCCGATTCAGTCCCTTCGAGTCGCCGCCCCCTCCTCGCTTTGAGAAGACGGCGCAAGGAGACCATCCATCCAG GCCAAAGAGCAAAGTGGAAAGCGGTAGTAAGGGGAAATCTCGAACCCTGTCGCCTTGGCCACCCCGCAAAAAGAGCATCTCTTACTGTGAATGTTGCCTTCGCGCCTTCACCAACCTACCTGAG CACTTGGAGTCTGATCAGCATCGCGCCTTTGCCACGAAGACTTCCAATTATGACGTCTTGGAGCAGCTGGTGTGCAAAATGCTTCCCGCATTCGACCTCCATCCTTCCGAGCAAGCTGAAGATGTGCCCAATAG gccgCCAAATGCTCTGCCCATCCCGGCCAATTGTGAACTTGAGCTTCTGACTGACGCCGAGTTGGAGCATGAAATTCAAGCCTTGAAAGGACAATCTTCTTTCCCCGCACCTGCTCAGAATTCTCTGCTTCAGCTCGTGAAATCACCCGAGGAACTGGATCCCGTCCAGATTCCAGCCACGACGTCCACTGATCTCCCGTGCCCCGAACCCGACGACCTCACCCACGCAGCAACTGTGCCCTTGGCTGTTTTGGACATGGCGCCACAAGTCCATTTTCCTCCAGCACGCTCCCTCTGCCCTGCTACAGAAGATTTATCTATTGACCCGTACTCCATGCCACCGGTCCTCAGCCCGCAAGTCTTCTCCGCCGAGGACACAGAGACCCGCAGTTTATACTCTGAACCGCCTGTCCTCAGTCCTCAGAACTCCGATGGAGATTATCAATGTGAAATGGAGACAACGCTAAGTGTGTCTGAATCGTTTCCGGTCTCCTTCCCCTTGTTTCCTTCTGTTCCAGTGTCCAATACAGAAGAAGCGAAGGAAACCCCGTGCCCTTTTAAGCAATCTCACCCGGCGATTCCAAACCCCCGAAAACGTCGTCGCCATTCCAGCTGCGACCGCGATTGCAGGAAAAGGAAAAGGATGGAAGAAAAGGACATCTCACGATCGGAAGGTCACGTCGTTATGCAGGCTGAGCTGTGTTTTTCTGCGAGGACGACTCTTCAAGGGGTGCAGTCAAATGCAGGCGCTCTAATGTGTCCTCCCGCGGGAGACAGACAATTCTCTCCATTCAAATTATTGGGTCACAGTGTTGAAGTAAGATGGTCGCCTGCTCCAAAGATCCTGTCACGCTTCTCCAGCCAAGACTTCCAACAATCCCCTTCGGTGTGTATCGACCCGGCCTTGATCCCCGACGTAGCGTGCCTCTCCCCGGCTTCGTCCGACTCGGACTGGGACCGCGAGCTGCTGACCGGCCTGGGCTCCGTGCAGACCGGGTCGCCGTCGGGCCCGAGCGACGCGGCGGCAGCGGGCGAGCCAGACACGGACTTTATCCACAGGCCGTGCGTGTGGATGAGCGACAGCAGCTACGAGTCGCGGCTGCACAGCGCCTTGCGGCCAGCCACCCTTGTTGGGGAACCCTCGACATTCTCCAGGACGCTGGTGCAAATTGTTGAGGTACTTCACTGA